The genomic interval tttaagtCAAAGAACAAGTCTTTGTAAAGAattctttttcctctttgaCTGGGCTGGTTCATGTTCTGGTTTGATTCTACTGCATGGATCTCGCCATACAACTTCATTTATATTAGCTTCACCAgtttctttattaaaatttgtgataaaTGTGTGTGGCATTTTAGGTTGCAAGGGGCTTGAAGGAGAAGTCTGTCTAGTTTTGAGTCTAAATAAGAATCTTTGATATCTGGATAATTTTAATAACAGCGTAAAGAATGATAATGATGTTAAAAAAGTGgttcttctcattttcattttttttttctcaattaagTGTTTAAATGCTTAAATATATTCTATTGGGAACATATATAATGAAGAAGAGCATCTTTCTgacattttatgttttatgtgcTGCAGTTTCATGGAAGCATATGCTACTAGTTGTATTCTTATTTAATAATCCTTTTTTTCCACCCTTTAATATAGTGGTTTGCCTTGTTGGTTGTGGAATAGGTGTGAGAATGACTGCCTTCCAAACATCAGTTGGGTCCTTGATCTTGCAAGGTCAGCAGTTCTAAGACATGGTGTTAATGGACTTGTGATCGATCCTTACAATGAACTTGATCATCAACGGCCTGTGAGCCAGTAAGTTACTAGCAGCGCTACATATTGAGAGAATTTCAAGCAAAAACATTTTAGGAATTTAGTTTCCTAAAGAACATTTCCAATCCCATGTTGGATGCTTCCTTCTATGCTTTAGCTCTTACTTTTAGCACGCTTTTCAATGGTGATCCTGTAACATTTACTGTACATGTAACAGGACTGAGACGGAGTATGTGAGTCAGATGCTAACTAAGATTAAACGATTTGCTCAACATCATGCCTGCCATGTTTGGTTTGTAGCACACCCAAGACAGGTAATGAACCATTTGTCTCTATTTGCTGTCTATAGTTCTTATTCTTGCAACTGATAAACTGGGgatgtctttattttttgcctAGAGTTTTTGCGTTCCTAACCTGTAATTGCTGAATTCATAACAGTTGCATCATTGGGTTGGAAGTCCCCCTAATTTATATGACATCAGTGGAAGTGCACATTTCATAAACAAATGTGACAATGGCATTGTCATTCATCGGAACAGGGATCCAGATGCAGGTCCTATGGATCTAGTGCAAGTAAGTGGGTTTCTCTGCACTATTTGGTACCCGCAAGAAATTTCAGTAATGTGGCATTCTAATTGTATGTTTTGTTACCAGGTTTGTGTGCGGAAGGTGCGGAATAAGGTTGCAGGAACCATAGGCGAGGCTTTCTTGTCATATAATAGGTATGGAGCTTGCTTTGTAGTTTTGTGGGATCTAGTTTTTGCAGGAATTGTTCTTAATGGTGgtggtcatattttttttttgataacccAAGTGTCAAAACTTAGGCCCCACTATTCTTGGGGGGAGGTGGGCCTCACCCCAACCCACTCCTAGGTAAATCATGATTTAATCTCTATATAACTCCTTCAGGAGGTTTCGAACCTGAGACCTTAGGCATGTCCACCACCGGCTCTTGCCATTGGAGCCACCCATGGGGTGTTTGTGGTGGTCATATTTTTAGAGGTTGCTTTTTGGAAATTGCCATTTGATGCATAGCTTTGTGCTTGGTTTCTGTAGCATACCGTGGTATATTTGATCCATTGATGGATTCTTGTCTTGGGGAAGGATAAACAAAATCTTGATGGATGCTTAtcagttgaaaaaaaaaaaaaaacagaaaagaaaggaagagaaaccAGTCTTATTCCTTGATTGATTGAAACAGTGGTTCATTATATTGGGTCTTAAGTGGATAATGGACTGTTCTTATTGATGAGAAATGAATTGTAGTGTTCAAAAACAGATTTTTTGTACCGTTTAATTGCTCTTAGCAGTTTTTATTTGCAATGGGCATTGAGTTTATTATCTATCTGACACATATTTGACgtagaaaaaaaatgtatatcaGATACTTATTTGAAATGTGACTCACATTACCAAGCAAAAAAAGAATGTgacttaaatttatttttaatggatAATTTGTCGACTACTGAATGTAGATCTTTGTATTTGTGGGTGTAATCATATACCATTTATGAACaatattgaataattaaatttgtttctttAATATCATTTCCGTGTTGAATGGTTCTACCTTTTGGTCATTTTTGGTTAGTTCTGGATATTATATCAACAGATAAGgctaataaaaatatgaaaaaaatagttgTTTGCATCTCCATTGTGTCTTTGTCCATCTATTTCAGATTTTCACGTCTTGTGAATTTATATCGATGATGACATATTTGCACCAGTTTTTGTAGCATTAGAACTTGAGCCCAAGACTTGGGTTAGCTTCACACTTTTCACATTGTTTCTCACTTTGGATTTTGATAGccacttttaaatatttatttctggTGATTATACTTTTGAATAAGACATTTTTGCAGTCCTCGTCAATAAGTCTCTGTAAAAATTGACTGGTACTTGTTCCAAATTCCTTAATTTCAAAGAGGAGAAAATTTTCACACTGATTTAGTGCCTGTTACATGCCCCCCATCATTTTGCATTAGGTACCCCAAATCCTCATCTTAAGTGCCTAGAAA from Diospyros lotus cultivar Yz01 chromosome 8, ASM1463336v1, whole genome shotgun sequence carries:
- the LOC127807826 gene encoding twinkle homolog protein, chloroplastic/mitochondrial, with the translated sequence MGLNALYNVVPGELTIVTGVPNSGKSEWIDALLCNLNGSVGWKFALCSMENKVREHARKLLEKHIKKPFFDARYNESVERMTVDELEQGKKWLDETFYLIRCENDCLPNISWVLDLARSAVLRHGVNGLVIDPYNELDHQRPVSQTETEYVSQMLTKIKRFAQHHACHVWFVAHPRQLHHWVGSPPNLYDISGSAHFINKCDNGIVIHRNRDPDAGPMDLVQVCVRKVRNKVAGTIGEAFLSYNRVTGEYMDHVSSRVNGKPH